The sequence tcgttTGCTTCTTTCTTGCTTGGTCTcgccttgtgttttttttaagtacaaacgtgtttaattcatttttttttttaaattttgatcctttttaatttattttgtgaatTTAAATTCAACTATCATTTATCCTTTCTACTTTCACATGCCattaacataattattaaacctgattttatatattttaattttaaataataaaattaaaacattattattttaaaatttttttaaatcaaactaaattttaattaaatatgtcagattaattaaattaaattactttttgtttagcttaaaatttaaaatagtggAATTAATAGATTAACAGAtcagatcaaattaaatttaatatcgatataattaaattattttttatataataagattaattttttactcaattaaatttaaagataaattaattgtcTTATTTTGATTTGAGTTTGAGATTAAAACCCACTTTATCTCAaccaatttttcaaaaatactccatattttttaattaaaaaaatattaattttgaacaaTTAAATTGGTTATAAAACTAAACACAAAAGTCTTCGAAATTCATAAAGTGGTGACCCCTATAaccaaaattagattttataacaaCTAAAGTATAGAAACACATAATTATGTTGTATTTGAAGATTTTCTACCTATGAGTTATTTTGGCCGGCAAGTATTATTAGGAAAATGAGAAGATTCATCACATAGTTTTTGGCTAGGCTAGGGTAAGTGGCTCCACCTCCCACTCGAGGAATATTTGCCATCTTGGAGCTCAAAATGGATGACCTACTATTTGGAGTCAATTGAGCTTTTAGGATAAACTATTTAATACAAATATGGAGGTGTTTTATCCTCTTTTAAGACTTAACATTTGTGCAAAATCTTACCTAGTAACTACTAACTACCTTTGAAACACACTAAACATAGGAGAAAAGAAGCTCTCGTGACCTACCCTGAAAGCCACTTGCATAGGAGAAAAGAAGCCTTGCATAAGGTGAAACaattattccatttttttttatttaaaaaaaaaaatccttatatcattcttattataaattaattttctgttAAGTATTCATTGAGAATTTTATGCTACTTCCCATGAAAGATACGAGAGATCccgccaaaaaaaataataagaattttttcatctattaaaacttatttttattaatcccTTCTTATTTCTCTCATTTTGTATTCATCTCGCTCAGTAGAGTGTCATAAATTTCCTTATTAATAAGATGTTAAATGTCCTTTACTCTTATATGATCACGAGTTGAAATTATAATGCAGTggctaaactatttttttactcttatttgattaatttttttaaattaatttttacttgaatttttataaaggTCATTATGATTTTGACTTCATATGTTGATTGATAAGTTAACCTTAATTTAtccaaattgatttaatatattattgttttaatgtttattaaaacaaactcatctttaaatatttcttttaatttaaaatatatttttaatttcattcacaTTGTCTTTTAGACTCTAATACGATTAATCGAATTGAAATCAATTTACACAtagtttaattctttttttttcacctagaaaaacattaataatgcctaaatatttttatgttaaaaaaaagagagagatttggTTCCACCCGCAGGGTACAGCACAAGGTCTATAATCTAGTTAACATGTACTAAAACTCCTTGACTttttactataataataatattgaatgtcatggccttttttttattttatttctaaaaaaataagatatttttcacTTTAGCCCTCCAAATTTATGAGgaactctttttaattttttaaatttcatctttcaactaTTGGATTTACTAAatattgggtttaataatttattttctattaaattattttaatcttatagCCTCGTGTTACAAGTTTTGTAGATTAATCATGTTGACttaagtcatttttttatttgctttttataaaattataaaagtctCATAACTTGCATAATGGCTttaatttgacaagttaactaaaATTGATTcgagttaatttaaatttttttatttttattttttaaaaaaatattatctatttttttttcaaaatatatttttattctttatccagttattttttttatctatcaagaTAACCAAATCACATTATAtcaatcacattttttttttctaataacaaacataTTAATCAACACCTTATTAATTTTTCCTacgttgaaaataaattgatcagaGTTGCGACTTGCAACGTTGCGTGAATAATCATCTAGTTCGTGCGTGCATGTGTAAGCTAATGCTTTTCACAAATCTAATGGTTGAATTCTTCGGAAAGTGGTTTTGGAAATGAAAAACTTTCAGTAAATTAGATCATAGATGTCGTGGAGTGCTTGTTGAAATCAAAGCACTTCGGAACCCTTTCTTTGAATTTGAACAGGAGCGAACTCACAACAGTCTCACCTTCATCCATGGAAGGAAATATTGATGCACGGTTTTTCCAAGTTTCTAATATGGTTAACTATGTGGGGGCGAGGGTTTGCGGACAGTTGTTATCTGACAGTAACTTCATCAGCTAGACAGTAACATGGCTCCTGCTCAAACAGTTTCCACCTATGGAAGAGTGAACCTCATATGAAACACAAGATAGCACTAACGACAGTGACTTTTCATAAGAAAAGGTATTCAATCTTGTGACGTAAAACATTTGACTGTGGAATGATGTTCCTAACAGCATTATATGTGtttaaatcatgataaaaattgTTCTGAAAACAGCACAGCTCCTGAATGAAGTAATGCTTTCAAAGCAACGCGCAATAGTTTTCAGAGTGACACAATAAATATGTTTCACCTGCTTAATCTGAAGTTTACAGAACAGGATATCCGGTCCTCGGATCTTACAAAATTCTGTTGGTATTGAGCACTGCTAATTTCATTGCTTCTGTTTCAAAGAGAGAGAATATAAATGGTATCAGTCATGTCTTGAAAACTTGATTACTTAATCCTTGGAGGTTATAACCAGCAGACCTAGGGCGCCTATAAGCACGTACTGCAAGAAAAACCAACACCAAGTTAAACATTATATACAAAACTAGGGAAATGAGTGCCTCCAGAAAAAAACTCAACTCGTAAAAGCATAGaatgcaaaaacttaatttttcaagttgattgatttataatttCCGTGgagaatttcatttttcaattgcTTGTCATGAGCTAGGGAAATGAGGTCCTCTGgcattttttactcaaaaaggAAACATCTGTGTTAGTGCAAACCCTAGACACCACCTTGATAATAGGTTTCTCAGTCATCATGATTGTAACCCAACCAGCGTAAGGCATGAACCTGCGGAAGAGGATATATAATTCAGTTTCATATAAATCAGGAGGATTTATATTTCAGAATGTTAAGAAGAAAACTAAAAGACAGAATGTTTGTGTTTCTTATGCCAATATGAGTTGGTAAATCATTCATTGGCTAGCctgtttgtttctgcgtttcaaaagcacttttgaaaaaatttaaatttttttattaacttcaaattaatatgtttttagtgttttcaaattattttgatgtgctgatgtcaaaaataatttttaaaaaataaaaaaaatcattgacatgcattttgatacgaaaagttatttgataaataaccacaaccacactgcTAAATAATAGTATATCATCAGCTAACCCAAGATGTACGCTATTCGATCAAACAAGTATTAGATAAAATCAGCAGATGACAGTATATGCAAGCACCAATTTCGAATGCCACTTTTTTGCACCTTTCAAGTTGATCGTGGTCTCCCGcataaattacaatttcatgCTGGAAACAAAATATATGTAAGTAGATGCATAACTGACTTACCCAACAGCTCTCCCCATAATTTGTTGTGGCTTCAACCAATACTGACCATAAGCATACAAACCCCTGTCATCCACATCATTAGCATCTCCTGATAAAATTATCCAATCACAAATTGAGTATTAGTCTCCTGGTTATTGAAAGAAGAACTATAGGCAGAAgttttcaaacatttttttagacCATTTCACTTGTATCCCTTATGCTATGACTTAATATGCTGAAAGGTTGTCTATTAATTACCCTCACTTTAATTGATCCTTGTATTTAGAACTCAACTGAGAAGGAACGTGGCGCATGtataaaaacaagtttattCTTGAGTGTAGAAgaggattaattaagataaGCAGATATGAACTCAAAGAAATTTAACAACTTGAGTCACAGATTGTGTTACCTTTAGTAAGGATATCAACCTTTCCAGTATTTTCCTGTTCATGAACCTGCCATAGCACAATCAAATGTACATTAcgcaaaggaaagaaaatcaaatagcaTCATGCAAGACTTTTGCCACTGCTTGCTGATCAGCCTTCCTCTCCCCCACAAAGGAAAGCAAATCAGCAGTTACAGAAATTCTCAGCTAAGAAAAGTTGTAGCAACTTCAGAAATAAGAAACTAGAGCGACTGGAGGAATTAAATCTAGCATGTCACAATTTTGTGGAATACAACCTCCTATTTCTTGATCAAAACAATGAgtacttttttttcattctgcTATAGATAAGATGCATGCTGTGATGAAACCAACTGAAAGGTTAGCTTTCGTAATCTTATTCGATTGACCAAACTCACTCTGTGGGTGGGTGGATATGGAACTAGCAGATACAAATAGAAATTCCAGAAGAAATGATAGTGATATCAAGATGAGCTGCGGAACTTTACTCTATCGCTCAATTGGCATGCTTCCTGGTGAGaaacattaaatatattataactgacattaaaataaacaagagtgAATGGATGAAAGCTCGTATTTCATGATGGTAGTTTCCTCTCTTTGTGGTCACTAATTGACATTCTCAATTTGGAACTAAATAGTCAGCATAATCCCAGTCTATAACGCTTTCAACAAACCTGTGCGAAATGCCTATCATATTCTACAATAAACAAGAAACACTAGCAAGCATAATAAGATAACAATACAACTGAGATCTTGCATATATGGTTACCTCAACTACTCGATGGACAATTGGAATTGGCTCTCCCTGAACAATGCATTGAAGATATATCAGTTCACAGAAGTAGAAAAGAGACCATGATGTTCAATACAAGCACACTGGAATGAAGAAGGGATAAAATTTGGGATATAATCAAAGCAAAAGAGAACTTTGTCACGGACAATGTCCACCTTTATTAATAAGCATATCACAATCTAATTCATAAAGAATTACTTCTCTACTTTAAGGTaaataaaaagctaaatcaCCTTATTAAAGAATCAACTCACACACTTCTTTCTAAATCAAATGCCCACTAAAGTTCCTACAGCAGGGCTTTAGACTACTAAAGTGTGTTGAAACAATATTCACCAAATCACCCTCATTGTTCCTTTTGAAGAACTATCCAGCACTCCACCAGCACTGCTCCTCGTTACAAATTAAAGCGGGTCCCACATGGAGGAACAGTGGGCCCCGCATTCTTATGACTGGGAACTAGGAAGCAATAGCACCCTATAGTTTATCCGTCATTTTCCATGAGCATTCAACCGAAAGATGTGCTAAAACTAAACACTAAAATCATCAActcataacaaaacaaaatcaaagataaGAGCAAAGAAACTCAATAATCAccaaatcaatcaaaagaaaaacaaataaattaaagaaagaacaTACTTCTACATTATACACAACAATCTCTCCCGCTCGAAATGGGGCCTCGCTCATATGCAAGAACAAAATGTCTCCCTGCAAGCCAAGACAGGAAAACGTAAGAAAAACCACATGTTGCCCATATGCATATCGTATgcgaaccaaaaaaaaaaacatgggattCTTAACTCGTTTGAAAGCAGGTTCCATGCTACCagaaagaacaacaacaacaggagATTCGCTACCAGTTAAACACATCAAGGCTTTCCATATTATTAAAGCCATCGACACTATCATccctgcaaaacaaaaaaaaaatcaagaaatcaataaaaagaaaggagaaataTCAGTAGCtagtgaaataaataaatatttttaaagagtaggaaaaagaaaaggaccaaGAGTGATCAATTGAGAGAGAGTGTCTCTGATCTTCATGGATGTGATTGACTCTACGTTCTCTGCTATCCACCCCATGTTTTCTGTCCctttccctccctccctctctatcTCTGTGATTTTCTTTTGCGAAACTGAAACTGGATGAATACTTGGGTTTGCAGGGAAAATTAAATAGAGAGCGCAAAGATGGCAGTTAAAACTCACTTATAGTTCCTAAACTGTTTCTTTTTAGTCTCTTCAATCCCTGTACtcttaattaagtccaaaaCTCTCCTTCCTTTCTAATTAAGGGCTATTTGAGAgattatataatgaaaaaaataatccatatgggaaattaattattcatagaTTCTCTCGTGTTTTATATTAAGAATATTATTAGCATGAAACGAGAGGTTCAGACTTGATTTGAATAAATGTAAATGTACAGGGACCAGATGTGATTCTTAGTCCTTAATCCAAAGATCTACTGTTATGGTCCTGAATGCGGGCCCCGGATGTGGCGTGGCTTGTTGAGTTATATTTTGACATGTGGAACTACTTAGTCCaattagtaaaattttaaaaaatgagtaaGTTTGGCATATTGCATTTTGGTTACTATGT is a genomic window of Populus alba chromosome 18, ASM523922v2, whole genome shotgun sequence containing:
- the LOC118059405 gene encoding uncharacterized protein, translated to MGWIAENVESITSMKIRDTLSQLITLGMIVSMALIIWKALMCLTGSESPVVVVLSGSMEPAFKRGDILFLHMSEAPFRAGEIVVYNVEGEPIPIVHRVVEVHEQENTGKVDILTKGDANDVDDRGLYAYGQYWLKPQQIMGRAVGFMPYAGWVTIMMTEKPIIKYVLIGALGLLVITSKD